One part of the Alligator mississippiensis isolate rAllMis1 chromosome 3, rAllMis1, whole genome shotgun sequence genome encodes these proteins:
- the LOC106737561 gene encoding sphingomyelin phosphodiesterase 5 isoform X2, whose protein sequence is MALLSAGHTGDVEKGEPPPGPASADAAGLIPPAASAPHKSAPAPSSWPPPHQPAMVLRESPFPNRVLGGLYGLAQGLLYPSFWAANCLLDLKETTVEREQHRLQRCPPYALQATAKGLALVLLFVFSLPVALLGLVLWLPLQAARRPFAYQHTMPAEPWQGWELPGRDRAFSFVTANICLLPDGLAKFSNLGQTRQRAAILAKRLTSPASSYGAMHHNPQVPGAHGHRDKPEGRITASLPPELDFLCLQEVFDGQAAAVLRRQLGVRFEHILYDVGVYGFYRGCNFKVLNSGLFLASRYPVLDVQYHCYPNSTVEDALAAKGMLSVQVLLGMTQGKRIVGYISCTHLFAPADGAQIRSEQLTLGLRWIQQFQEMQAQPGDLVAFDVLCGDLNFDNCSIGDKVEQTHALFHWYQDPCRLEPQKDKAWAVGTLLRYLKIHDEAVSNPENLESTLEHREGQHEYLEPPILSDGRPDPAAEKTDWRGRRIDYILHRAQPDPGPGPLSLHSEVETVSFITCLADCSDHMALGLRLSVSPA, encoded by the exons ATGGCACTGCTGTCCGCCGGACACACGG GAGACGTCGAGAAGGGAGAACCGCCGCCGGGACCGGCCTCTGCAGACGCAGCGGGGCTCATCCCCCCGGCAGCCAGCGCCCCTCACAAGtcggcccctgccccttccagctggCCACCCCCGCACCAGCCGGCCATGGTGCTGCGTGAGTCCCCATTCCCCAACCGGGTCCTGGGGGGCCTCTACGGCCTGGCCCAGGGCCTGCTGTACCCCAGCTTCTGGGCAGCCAACTGCCTCCTGGACCTCAAGGAGACCACGGTGGAGCGGGAGCAGCACCGGCTCCAGCGCTGCCCCCCCTACGCCCTGCAGGCCACGGCCAAGGGCCTGGCGCTGGTTCTGCTCTTCGTCTTCTCGCTGCCCgtggccctgctgggcctggtgctgtggcTGCCTCTGCAGGCCGCTCGCCGGCCCTTCGCCTACCAGCACACCATGCCCGCGGAgccgtggcagggctgggagctgccggGCCGCGACCGGGCCTTCAGCTTCGTCACCGCCAACATCTGCCTGCTGCCCGATGGCCTGGCCAAGTTCAGCAACCTGGGGCAGACGCGGCAGCGGGCGGCCATCCTGGCCAAGAGGCTCACATCGCCCGCCAGCTCCTACGGGGCCATGCATCACAACCCCCAGGTGCCGGGGGCCCACGGCCACAGGGACAAGCCCGAGGGGAGGATCACGGCATCCTTGCCCCCGGAGCTGGACTTCCTGTGCCTGCAGGAGGTGTTCGACGGACAGGCAGCTGCCGTGCTGCGCCGGCAGCTGGGCGTCCGCTTCGAACACATCCTGTACGACGTCGGCGTCTACGGCTTCTACCGCGGCTGCAACTTCAAGGTGCTCAACAGCGGGCTCTTCCTGGCCAGCCGCTACCCGGTGCTGGACGTGCAGTACCACTGCTACCCCAACTCCACCGTCGAGGACGCCCTCGCCGCCAAGGGGATGCTCTCCGTCCAG GTGCTGCTCGGGATGACGCAGGGGAAGCGCATCGTGGGCTACATAAGCTGCACGCACCTGTTTGCTCCAGCTG ACGGGGCGCAGATCCGGAGCGAGCAGCTGACGCTGGGGCTGCGCTGGATCCAGCAGTTCCAGGAAATGCAGGCGCAGCCCGGTGACCTCGTCGCCTTCGACGTCCTCTGCGGGGACCTCAACTTCGACAACTGCTCCATAG GGGATAAGGTGGAGCAGACACACGCACTCTTCCACTGGTACCAGGACCCATGCCGCCTGGAGCCCCAGAAGGACAAGGCCTGGGCCGTCG GCACCCTCCTGAGGTACCTCAAGATCCACGACGAGGCCGTGTCCAACCCCGAAAATCTGGAGAG CACGCTGGAGCACCGGGAGGGGCAGCACGAGTACCTGGAGCCGCCCATCCTGTCCGACGGGCGCCCCGACCCCGCGGCCGAGAAGACGGACTGGCGCGGGCGGCGCATTGATTACATCCTGCACCGTGCGCAGCCtgaccccggccccggcccgctcAGCCTGCACTCG GAGGTGGAGACGGTCTCCTTCATCACCTGCCTGGCCGACTGCTCCGACCACATGGCCCTGGGGCTGCGGCTCTCTGTGTCCCCAGCATAG
- the LOC106737561 gene encoding sphingomyelin phosphodiesterase 5 isoform X1 has protein sequence MPPPAPAPRVAPRLGLGRGALLAAGGRTACAPQPARLRFLGGAGGGRRLHPRPGPARLGTARHGSARHGTAQHGSGPARGDVEKGEPPPGPASADAAGLIPPAASAPHKSAPAPSSWPPPHQPAMVLRESPFPNRVLGGLYGLAQGLLYPSFWAANCLLDLKETTVEREQHRLQRCPPYALQATAKGLALVLLFVFSLPVALLGLVLWLPLQAARRPFAYQHTMPAEPWQGWELPGRDRAFSFVTANICLLPDGLAKFSNLGQTRQRAAILAKRLTSPASSYGAMHHNPQVPGAHGHRDKPEGRITASLPPELDFLCLQEVFDGQAAAVLRRQLGVRFEHILYDVGVYGFYRGCNFKVLNSGLFLASRYPVLDVQYHCYPNSTVEDALAAKGMLSVQVLLGMTQGKRIVGYISCTHLFAPADGAQIRSEQLTLGLRWIQQFQEMQAQPGDLVAFDVLCGDLNFDNCSIGDKVEQTHALFHWYQDPCRLEPQKDKAWAVGTLLRYLKIHDEAVSNPENLESTLEHREGQHEYLEPPILSDGRPDPAAEKTDWRGRRIDYILHRAQPDPGPGPLSLHSEVETVSFITCLADCSDHMALGLRLSVSPA, from the exons ATGCCCCCGCCGGCACCAGCCCCGCGGGTCGCGCCCCGGCTCGGGCTCGGGCGGGGTGCCCTGCTCGCAGCGGGCGGTCGCACCGCGTGTGCCCCGCAACCGGCACGGCTGCGCTTCCTGggcggcgcggggggcgggcgccgCCTccacccccggcccggcccggcccggctcggcacggcacggcacggctcggctcggcacggcacggcacagcACGGCTCGGGTCCTGCGCGGG GAGACGTCGAGAAGGGAGAACCGCCGCCGGGACCGGCCTCTGCAGACGCAGCGGGGCTCATCCCCCCGGCAGCCAGCGCCCCTCACAAGtcggcccctgccccttccagctggCCACCCCCGCACCAGCCGGCCATGGTGCTGCGTGAGTCCCCATTCCCCAACCGGGTCCTGGGGGGCCTCTACGGCCTGGCCCAGGGCCTGCTGTACCCCAGCTTCTGGGCAGCCAACTGCCTCCTGGACCTCAAGGAGACCACGGTGGAGCGGGAGCAGCACCGGCTCCAGCGCTGCCCCCCCTACGCCCTGCAGGCCACGGCCAAGGGCCTGGCGCTGGTTCTGCTCTTCGTCTTCTCGCTGCCCgtggccctgctgggcctggtgctgtggcTGCCTCTGCAGGCCGCTCGCCGGCCCTTCGCCTACCAGCACACCATGCCCGCGGAgccgtggcagggctgggagctgccggGCCGCGACCGGGCCTTCAGCTTCGTCACCGCCAACATCTGCCTGCTGCCCGATGGCCTGGCCAAGTTCAGCAACCTGGGGCAGACGCGGCAGCGGGCGGCCATCCTGGCCAAGAGGCTCACATCGCCCGCCAGCTCCTACGGGGCCATGCATCACAACCCCCAGGTGCCGGGGGCCCACGGCCACAGGGACAAGCCCGAGGGGAGGATCACGGCATCCTTGCCCCCGGAGCTGGACTTCCTGTGCCTGCAGGAGGTGTTCGACGGACAGGCAGCTGCCGTGCTGCGCCGGCAGCTGGGCGTCCGCTTCGAACACATCCTGTACGACGTCGGCGTCTACGGCTTCTACCGCGGCTGCAACTTCAAGGTGCTCAACAGCGGGCTCTTCCTGGCCAGCCGCTACCCGGTGCTGGACGTGCAGTACCACTGCTACCCCAACTCCACCGTCGAGGACGCCCTCGCCGCCAAGGGGATGCTCTCCGTCCAG GTGCTGCTCGGGATGACGCAGGGGAAGCGCATCGTGGGCTACATAAGCTGCACGCACCTGTTTGCTCCAGCTG ACGGGGCGCAGATCCGGAGCGAGCAGCTGACGCTGGGGCTGCGCTGGATCCAGCAGTTCCAGGAAATGCAGGCGCAGCCCGGTGACCTCGTCGCCTTCGACGTCCTCTGCGGGGACCTCAACTTCGACAACTGCTCCATAG GGGATAAGGTGGAGCAGACACACGCACTCTTCCACTGGTACCAGGACCCATGCCGCCTGGAGCCCCAGAAGGACAAGGCCTGGGCCGTCG GCACCCTCCTGAGGTACCTCAAGATCCACGACGAGGCCGTGTCCAACCCCGAAAATCTGGAGAG CACGCTGGAGCACCGGGAGGGGCAGCACGAGTACCTGGAGCCGCCCATCCTGTCCGACGGGCGCCCCGACCCCGCGGCCGAGAAGACGGACTGGCGCGGGCGGCGCATTGATTACATCCTGCACCGTGCGCAGCCtgaccccggccccggcccgctcAGCCTGCACTCG GAGGTGGAGACGGTCTCCTTCATCACCTGCCTGGCCGACTGCTCCGACCACATGGCCCTGGGGCTGCGGCTCTCTGTGTCCCCAGCATAG
- the LOC106737561 gene encoding sphingomyelin phosphodiesterase 5 isoform X3, whose protein sequence is MVLRESPFPNRVLGGLYGLAQGLLYPSFWAANCLLDLKETTVEREQHRLQRCPPYALQATAKGLALVLLFVFSLPVALLGLVLWLPLQAARRPFAYQHTMPAEPWQGWELPGRDRAFSFVTANICLLPDGLAKFSNLGQTRQRAAILAKRLTSPASSYGAMHHNPQVPGAHGHRDKPEGRITASLPPELDFLCLQEVFDGQAAAVLRRQLGVRFEHILYDVGVYGFYRGCNFKVLNSGLFLASRYPVLDVQYHCYPNSTVEDALAAKGMLSVQVLLGMTQGKRIVGYISCTHLFAPADGAQIRSEQLTLGLRWIQQFQEMQAQPGDLVAFDVLCGDLNFDNCSIGDKVEQTHALFHWYQDPCRLEPQKDKAWAVGTLLRYLKIHDEAVSNPENLESTLEHREGQHEYLEPPILSDGRPDPAAEKTDWRGRRIDYILHRAQPDPGPGPLSLHSEVETVSFITCLADCSDHMALGLRLSVSPA, encoded by the exons ATGGTGCTGCGTGAGTCCCCATTCCCCAACCGGGTCCTGGGGGGCCTCTACGGCCTGGCCCAGGGCCTGCTGTACCCCAGCTTCTGGGCAGCCAACTGCCTCCTGGACCTCAAGGAGACCACGGTGGAGCGGGAGCAGCACCGGCTCCAGCGCTGCCCCCCCTACGCCCTGCAGGCCACGGCCAAGGGCCTGGCGCTGGTTCTGCTCTTCGTCTTCTCGCTGCCCgtggccctgctgggcctggtgctgtggcTGCCTCTGCAGGCCGCTCGCCGGCCCTTCGCCTACCAGCACACCATGCCCGCGGAgccgtggcagggctgggagctgccggGCCGCGACCGGGCCTTCAGCTTCGTCACCGCCAACATCTGCCTGCTGCCCGATGGCCTGGCCAAGTTCAGCAACCTGGGGCAGACGCGGCAGCGGGCGGCCATCCTGGCCAAGAGGCTCACATCGCCCGCCAGCTCCTACGGGGCCATGCATCACAACCCCCAGGTGCCGGGGGCCCACGGCCACAGGGACAAGCCCGAGGGGAGGATCACGGCATCCTTGCCCCCGGAGCTGGACTTCCTGTGCCTGCAGGAGGTGTTCGACGGACAGGCAGCTGCCGTGCTGCGCCGGCAGCTGGGCGTCCGCTTCGAACACATCCTGTACGACGTCGGCGTCTACGGCTTCTACCGCGGCTGCAACTTCAAGGTGCTCAACAGCGGGCTCTTCCTGGCCAGCCGCTACCCGGTGCTGGACGTGCAGTACCACTGCTACCCCAACTCCACCGTCGAGGACGCCCTCGCCGCCAAGGGGATGCTCTCCGTCCAG GTGCTGCTCGGGATGACGCAGGGGAAGCGCATCGTGGGCTACATAAGCTGCACGCACCTGTTTGCTCCAGCTG ACGGGGCGCAGATCCGGAGCGAGCAGCTGACGCTGGGGCTGCGCTGGATCCAGCAGTTCCAGGAAATGCAGGCGCAGCCCGGTGACCTCGTCGCCTTCGACGTCCTCTGCGGGGACCTCAACTTCGACAACTGCTCCATAG GGGATAAGGTGGAGCAGACACACGCACTCTTCCACTGGTACCAGGACCCATGCCGCCTGGAGCCCCAGAAGGACAAGGCCTGGGCCGTCG GCACCCTCCTGAGGTACCTCAAGATCCACGACGAGGCCGTGTCCAACCCCGAAAATCTGGAGAG CACGCTGGAGCACCGGGAGGGGCAGCACGAGTACCTGGAGCCGCCCATCCTGTCCGACGGGCGCCCCGACCCCGCGGCCGAGAAGACGGACTGGCGCGGGCGGCGCATTGATTACATCCTGCACCGTGCGCAGCCtgaccccggccccggcccgctcAGCCTGCACTCG GAGGTGGAGACGGTCTCCTTCATCACCTGCCTGGCCGACTGCTCCGACCACATGGCCCTGGGGCTGCGGCTCTCTGTGTCCCCAGCATAG